The stretch of DNA CGCTGACGGCCGACCGCTGATCCACACACCGAACATCGACAGCTTCGTTGAGGACGGCGCGCTGTTCTCTCGTGCGTACACGCCCTCGCCGTCGTGTATTCCGGCCCGCCGAAGCCTGTTGACCGGCCAGACGCCCTCGACCAACGGCGCGCCCGGCTGGGTGACGACTCCCTGGGAGTTCGATCGGACACTCCCCAGCGAACTCCGCGATGCGGGGTATCAGACTAAACTCACCGGCAAGATCCACTCCATCCCGCCACGGAGCAACGTCGGCTTCGAGAGCATGGACCAACACGAGGCGCTGTTCGCCCACGAAAACGATGACTACACGCGCTGGCTCGAGAGCGAGACTGGCGGCGCAGACGAACTCGCACATGGTCTCGGGCGCAACTCGTGGGACCCCCGCCCGTGGCATCTGGATGAATATCACCACCCGACGAACTGGACGACCCGAAAGGCGCTCGAGTTTCTCGACCAGCGCGACGAGACGCGCCCGTTCTTCCTGAACCTCTCCTACGTCCGGCCGCACACGCCGTTCGATCCGCCCCAGCCCTACTGGGATATGTACGTCGATCGCGACATGCCCGACCCATACATGGGCGATTGGGCCGACGACGTCTACGGCGAGAAGATCCCCGACTATCCCGCAATCGACGCGTGGGTTGCCGATCTTTCGCCGACGGTTATCCACCGCGCCCGCGCAGCCTACTATGGACTCATCACTCAGATCGACCACCAACTCAAGCGCGTGTTCGACAAGCTGATGATGATGGGCGAACTCGAGAACACGTTCGTTCTGTTCATCTCCGACCACGGCGAGATGCTCGGCGATCACTATCTCTGGCGCAAGTCCTACGGCTACGAGGGCTCGTCTCGCATCCCCATGCTGATGCAGTTCCCCGAGTCGATGGAGCTGCCCCGCAAACAGATCATCGACCAGCCCGTCGGCCTCGAGGACGTCATGCCGACGCTGCTGTCGATCGCCGGCGAATCGGTGCCGGACTTCGTCGAGGGGCGCAACCTGCTGGATCTCGTCCACGACCCCGACCGGGAGGACTGGCGCGAGTGGTACCATGGCGAGCACAGTCCCGGCAGCTACGATCCGGAGAACGCCACCCAGTACGTAATCAGCGATCAGATGAAGTACATCTGGAACCAGGTCACCGGCGAGGAACTCCTGTTCGACCTCGAGGAAGATCCCGGCGAGGAGACAGATCTGACCGACGATGGCGAGTACGCCGACGACCTCGAGCGAGGGCGGGACGCGATGGTTGATCGCCTCACCGGCCGACCGGAAGGATTCGTCGAAGACGGTGATCTGTCGACGATAGAGCCGGGCGATGAGGACGTTGGCGATCCGGACGACTGTAGTTCGGACAGCTGAGCCGGGACCGCCGCGAGCACAAACTCTTTATCCCATCGCGAGTGCTCTTATCCATGGTACTAACAGCCATACAGCTGTTTACGCTCAGCGATGTTGAGGAGTCAGTCCCGGACAGTATCGACCGCGTCGGCGACACGTCGTTTGACGGCGTCGAGTTTTACGACGCACAGCTGGATGCCCTCGCAGACGACGAAACGCTTCGACGAACCCGCGACGCGTTGGCGGCCACTGACCTCGAGGTCGCCGCGTCCCACATCGGCGTCGAGCGCCTTGAGTCCTCACTCGAGGACGTGGTCAGTGTCTGCACCGAGATTGGGTGTTCGACGCTCGTCATTCCAACGTACGACACCGACGCATTCGAGACACGCGAGGGAATAATCGACGCTGCCGACCGAATCGCTGGGCTGGCTGCAGAGCTCGAAGCGC from Natronolimnobius sp. AArcel1 encodes:
- a CDS encoding arylsulfatase; protein product: MPTRPNILLVMTDQHRGDCIGADPNVPKDADGRPLIHTPNIDSFVEDGALFSRAYTPSPSCIPARRSLLTGQTPSTNGAPGWVTTPWEFDRTLPSELRDAGYQTKLTGKIHSIPPRSNVGFESMDQHEALFAHENDDYTRWLESETGGADELAHGLGRNSWDPRPWHLDEYHHPTNWTTRKALEFLDQRDETRPFFLNLSYVRPHTPFDPPQPYWDMYVDRDMPDPYMGDWADDVYGEKIPDYPAIDAWVADLSPTVIHRARAAYYGLITQIDHQLKRVFDKLMMMGELENTFVLFISDHGEMLGDHYLWRKSYGYEGSSRIPMLMQFPESMELPRKQIIDQPVGLEDVMPTLLSIAGESVPDFVEGRNLLDLVHDPDREDWREWYHGEHSPGSYDPENATQYVISDQMKYIWNQVTGEELLFDLEEDPGEETDLTDDGEYADDLERGRDAMVDRLTGRPEGFVEDGDLSTIEPGDEDVGDPDDCSSDS